A DNA window from Deinococcus sedimenti contains the following coding sequences:
- a CDS encoding macro domain-containing protein: MPLELVQGDIAAQDVCAIVTAANRELAGGGGVDGVIHRAAGPELLRAIRAIGGTPTGTAVITPAFGLSARGVRHVIHAVGPIWRGGTQGEPELLAGAYRRSLDLAVQAGCRSVAFPAISTGVYGYPLPQAAEVTLRTITAFLADHPDLHVRVVLFDGGTLNVFRRAWQRVTA, from the coding sequence GTGCCGCTGGAACTCGTGCAGGGGGACATCGCCGCGCAGGACGTGTGCGCGATCGTCACGGCGGCCAACAGGGAGCTGGCGGGCGGGGGTGGCGTGGACGGCGTCATCCACCGCGCGGCCGGGCCGGAGCTGCTGCGCGCCATCCGCGCCATCGGCGGGACGCCCACGGGCACGGCGGTGATCACCCCGGCGTTCGGCCTGTCGGCGCGGGGCGTGCGGCACGTGATCCACGCGGTCGGGCCGATCTGGCGCGGCGGCACCCAGGGCGAGCCGGAGCTGCTGGCCGGGGCGTACCGCCGCAGCCTGGACCTGGCGGTGCAGGCCGGGTGCCGCAGCGTGGCGTTCCCGGCGATCAGCACCGGGGTGTACGGCTACCCGCTGCCACAGGCGGCGGAGGTGACCCTGCGGACGATCACCGCGTTCCTGGCGGATCACCCGGACCTGCACGTGCGGGTGGTGCTGTTTGACGGGGGCACGCTGAACGTGTTCCGCCGCGCGTGGCAGCGAGTGACCGCCTGA
- a CDS encoding sulfurtransferase, with amino-acid sequence MADLTLPTPLVSVSWLRAHLHDPRVRVLDARYALSDPLTGRIAYLGGHVPGAAYADLETDLSGPVQPDGSGGRHPLPDPSALAAWLGSVGVGNDSLVVCYDDPGTGQGFYAARAWWLLRWLGHARVAVLDGGWPAWVAAGGEVSTEDPSPTPVTFVPDVQADLVATAENVQARGAGTLLIDSRAPGRYRGEVEPIDRKAGHIPGAVNRDWTGALDGSGHWRDAGAQAARLDAGNAPTVTYCGSGVSATPNLLARELAGVPLGPDNRLYAGSWSDWISDDARPVATGEE; translated from the coding sequence ATGGCCGATCTGACGCTGCCCACCCCGCTGGTTTCCGTGTCCTGGCTGCGCGCGCACCTGCATGACCCGCGCGTGCGGGTGCTGGACGCGCGCTACGCCCTGAGCGACCCGCTGACCGGGCGGATCGCGTACCTGGGCGGGCACGTGCCGGGGGCCGCGTACGCCGATCTGGAGACGGACCTGAGCGGCCCGGTACAACCGGACGGGTCCGGGGGGCGTCACCCGCTGCCGGACCCGTCGGCGCTGGCCGCGTGGCTAGGGAGCGTGGGCGTCGGGAACGACAGTCTGGTCGTGTGTTACGACGACCCCGGTACCGGGCAGGGCTTCTACGCGGCGCGGGCATGGTGGCTCCTGCGCTGGCTGGGGCACGCGCGGGTGGCGGTACTGGACGGCGGCTGGCCCGCCTGGGTCGCGGCGGGCGGCGAGGTCAGCACGGAGGACCCCTCCCCCACCCCGGTCACGTTCGTGCCGGACGTGCAGGCGGACCTCGTGGCGACCGCCGAGAACGTGCAGGCGCGCGGGGCGGGGACCCTCCTGATCGATTCGCGCGCGCCGGGACGCTACCGGGGCGAGGTGGAACCCATCGACCGGAAGGCCGGGCACATCCCGGGCGCCGTGAACCGCGACTGGACAGGCGCGCTGGACGGATCGGGCCACTGGCGGGACGCGGGCGCGCAGGCGGCGCGGCTGGACGCTGGAAACGCACCGACGGTCACGTACTGCGGCAGCGGGGTCAGTGCCACGCCGAACCTGCTGGCCCGCGAACTGGCAGGCGTGCCCCTGGGTCCGGACAATCGCCTGTACGCCGGGTCATGGAGCGACTGGATCAGCGACGACGCGCGCCCGGTGGCGACCGGCGA